The following DNA comes from Acipenser ruthenus chromosome 47, fAciRut3.2 maternal haplotype, whole genome shotgun sequence.
GATATGGGTTCAGATTGGGTAGCAGGGGGGACCCTCAGAGTACCACGTTCAGTCTCATTTAAAGCTAGGATTTATTTGACCTCTCAAGATGATCTTTATACAGCAAGTACTCACCGCAGCCCACCACCACGCGTCAGGCATGCTGCTGAAGGGGGTGCCGGGGACATCGTGCTCCACAGAGTGCATGAGCGCGGAGAAGGAGAAGATACCCATGGCGATGAACAAAAAGAGGCAGCACACCTGCTGGTAACACTGGCGGATGGTAAAGCCGAACGCTCGGAGTCCCGTGGAGTGGCGTGCCAGTTTCAGGATGCGGAAGATCCTCATGAGCCGAATGATCTTCAGCACCTTGGTCGACTTCCTCACCTGCTCCATGGTCTCCAGGTCCTCATTGAAGTCCATGTCCATCTGGATAGCAATTTTCTCAAAGGCTATCTGGACGTAGAAGGGCAAGATGGCTACCAGGTCCACAAAATTCAGGGGGCTGAGCAGGAACTTCTTGATGTTGCAGGTGGAGACCAGCCCCATGAGGTATTCCACAGTGAAGAAGATGAGGCAAATGGTCTCCACTTGGTTGATGTAAGCCTTCCCGCTGGAAATCTCATCCACCGTGTTGAGGGTCATGGTCACAATGGAGAGAAGCACGAAGATGCTGGCCACAATGGCAAACGCTTTGGCCCAGGTGGAGGAGTAAGGGTTCTCTGCAAGGTTCCAGATGTTCTTCCGAAGCTTCCCCAGGAAcatgccttcaaagttctcgtcgTTCTCCGGCTCGACCTGGGCCAGCAGCTCTCGCTGGACTTTGAGGTCGTCCGTTATCTCGTCTGTCTTCTCCTCGAAGAGGATCCGACAGCAGCGGGGACTATACTTTATGTGCAGACCCCAGTACTCCAACTCCTCCTCAAAATGCATCGGACACAGCTCCTCCATGATCCACAGCACACTGCAGCGGTAGAAGTGGAAGATGTAGTGAAAAAAGGTGGGATCCCGGTCGAAGAAGTACTCATTTGTGAGCACGGAGTAGTCGTCGCACAGAGCCAGCTTTTTCACTGGGTCCCTGCACAGGGCCAGGCGTCCGATGCGGGTGCAGGGATAACGGGCTGCCATCCTGCTGGAGATTTTGAAATGCCTGCCTCCAATGTTGAGGTTTACTACGCTTTGCTTAGCTCGAGGGGAACTGCGGCGCCCGTGACCCTCACAATCCTCTTCACACCCCTCCTCGTTCTCTTCTCCACCCCATTTGTCAGCTTCATCCAGATCCTTCATGGAGGTCCACTGCTTCACGGAGCTGTCCAGAGCGAAGGGGAAAGCATTATCGTCCTCCTCAAGGCTCTGCGAGAAGCTGCCAACGTCCCCGATCTTCAGGTTAGCAAACAGGCTGGAGCGTCTCTTTTGAAGCTTCTTCATGGTGTTTCTTCTGGGAGTCGccagtttttattgtttttttttttttttgcctccaaGATACTTAAAACAACAAGAATGTAATTCTAATGCACTTCTCTTATGAAAACAAGAGAGCACGAGATTGAATTCTTCACTGTTGCAGTTTTATTTGTAGAGGCAGTTCTGCCCCTTCTCGATCTCACCCTGCCCTCAGGTTCGCTGTTGGCTCAGCTTGTGGCTGCAAGAAGAGAAACCATTCTGCTTCAGTGCTGAGTAGCAGGGAGATGTCGCCCCCTTCCCCTTCTGCGAGGTTAATCCCACAAATGCCATTTTCTTAAGTACGGTTATAAATAAAGTCCGTGAGGATTATTGTCAAGCTGACTTAAGGATTTGGTTCCAGGAACCAGGGAGGCAGCTGTTAACTTCTTAAGACTATTATCATCTTACCGAGCTCTGCACCGCTCACCTTAAAGAATTAGCACGCATTCTTCCGAATGGAAACACAATTTCTAAAGGGAATTTTACATTGATATTATAGGAAGTTCACTGTGAACATTCTGAGCAGCAATTGAACGAGTCAGTGTCAGGGTCTGTTTTGACCCCTGCTGTTACTCAGCATTGACTGCCTCCGGGTCCTTTGTTCTGTTTtgacattttttggggggggtttcaACACAGCAATGCAAAGCATCCAGCTGCCTATAAAAAGTATAACGGTACAACATGCAGTACTACCAAAAGAAACTTTTGCATTCCCTTTGCAAACATTTTAACTacaaagtctttctcaatgtcttcaaaggATATGGTCACATTCTTCTCCCCTCAGGGTTTGCTGTGGTCAGTCTCTTCAAGTGTGTGCTGGTTTTGCATGTAGCAGGCATGAATCTGCTATAGGGGGGAGTGCATCAGGTGCTGTTTGTAGGGATGCATTTATTTAGGTTTGTATTAGCTATTAGATTTTAGAATATATCTCATTGAATTAACTTAACGTAAAGGTACATTTTGGGTTAAAATCTTGGATACAAAATCTTGCTGTCCACTGTTAGAATCataaacatattgataaacatCTTCCAAAAATAGTAAAACAAGTTTTCACTAATGATTCGTTTATGATGGGGTAATAAAGAGTTAACTCCTTCAGGGAAGATCTGGATAGCGTGAGATACTTCTAATGGatcaattaaaatgacaaaaggtAATTTTACCCCAAATACAAAGAGATGTGGGAAAGGTTTTATGGTGAGGTTCTTGGCCCAGGTAGGGGAGAGAGTCTCTTTGATGTAAAAGTTGCAAAACTAGTATTTTTCTGATGTTATCTCAAGAAACTGTATTTAAGTTGAAGAGATACCCCATGTTCTTTGTATCCTTCAACCGCTAGCAAGAAGTCTACCTACTAACTACACACTATGTCTTAATAAAGAGATATACTATGTTGaattttctaattattttattacacttGTACAGAAAAAGGAAGAGAAGGGactcaaagaaataaataaccccTCTTATTCTTTTTTCTACACTGTTAGCCACATAAGCAAAAGAGGAGAAAATGCAGAAGTTGGAAAATAAGTTCAATACGACAGAGTAAAGCATACGAAATAGTATGGGTAAGAGAAAGGCCGAGTCCACAGCCAGCAGGAGTAAACAGGGTAAGTGTAAAGCAGAGGTGTTCACTTTTTAATCAGCCTGTGTTCTTAAGGAGAAGGTTTGCTTGCAGGTTGAGGTAACTCTAAGACCCAGAGTGCCTTATTGAAAGCCGTGTTACTATCTGTTACAACATGAACAGAGGTAAATGCAATTTAAGACAGTTCACTAGTATCTGACCCTGGGCACGTTTCGGACCCTGTTTGACGACTTGAACACACAGGACAGCTGCTGGAGGTGCGGAGAGCAGGAAGCAATCTTATTACACATGCTTTGGAACGGTTGGGAATCTCGGAGTGGCTGCTATTCGATTTGGGAAGACGGATAATTCTGTGCATGCAGGAATGGGAATcagttttatttgtagtgtttatTAGTAGTCCCAAAATACAAAAACTGTGATACAGAGATTATATTATATGCTAATAATTGGCAAAACATATCTAATAAAGGGATCAGAACTGAGATGGGGGTTCTGTATACTgtatccacacaaacacacagatgcacaaaaacaataattaaggcagttttctttttaatgctgaattctttttaggaaaaaaaaaaaatttaaactttttacaaattaaataagCCCATTATGAATGAAGTGAAAATGTCAGCATCTgagaattattataaataaatgtacCTTTTCCTCATTCAAACTAATGCTGTGCCAGTTCATACCATTTgagaactaataaaaaaaaagtcaaacaagaaaaaataaatacaataaatgatttacgtaaaataatgtgatatcttgtaacaattgtaagtcgccctggataagggcgtctgctaagaaataaataataataataataatccagtaaATCATTTATTAATATATCAGATTAGAAATGTCAACCTTGCCAGGTCAAACACCACATTAAACCCACACAATTTCAAACACTAATCTTCTACGCTCACTTCACTGACAGAAAGCCAAAAAATACAGAACATGTGCCAGCATGTTCAGTGATGCAAGAACAACACAGCACTGCCAGGGTGCTGCCTTCACAGTAACActgcactgccccctagtggcaGCCAGTGATCCAGCAGGAATGCCCCCACCACCACACCCCTGATCAGTCAGGCTATGAGAGTCCAGCCCAGCCCCTCTATGCATTTCAATAGCTGTTGTGATTTCTTGGTGCAATGTAATTAAGTAGAGACATCACACATTACAGCTCCCAGCAAGCCCATTTGAAGTTGCTTGAAATAAACAAACCGGAAACTTATTTGTAATATATTAGGATCTCATTTAAATGAATACAAGGACTGATATAGAGGCACTATAGTAGACGTGCATTTAACAGCAAGGAGTGTTAACATCTTTAAGTGCCACAACCTCCTTAGTTTCAGCAGTGAACGGacagacccccccacccccagtacAGCAACTCCTTGCAAGGACCAGAAAACCAAAAACACCCGTCAGTCTGTCAGTAGAAATATCCCAGTCACAGGTATGTTCCAGCAACGATACGTCAATCAATGTCTGCTTCCAGCCTCAAGAGGGCGCCCTGTCAAACAGAAGCAGAAATCAGAACAATGCTCAAAACCTGTTTGTAGAGCATTCACCAGCGCACACTCCAGTGCACAGCGCATTCACCATCGCACACTCCAGTGCACAGCGCATTCACCAGGGCACAGCGCATCCGGTATTTTACAGCATGGGTGAGTAATTGGCTTTCCCTTTCTGCAGCATGGCTGGGTATGTAAAAAACCTCTTTAGAAATAAGGGCACGTCAGTGCTGTCCAGTGCTATGCTGCACAATACAACGCCATTCCATTGTTATACGGCATCTTGTCTTGATAATAAAAATATCCAAGGTTATAAATTATGCTGATAgtaataatacatgaaatacacacATAAGACTCTCTGCTGCATCGTCACCACCTCCCAGTCCCCTGCCTGACTGACTCGCCTCTCGTTGTGTGGACTCGGACCGGTTCTGTGGCACCAGGGGGTCCTGGGACTGCTTGAGGAACGTGGCCCCGTGCAGAGAGATGGATCTGGTGGGGCTGAACTCCACTCTCCACCACCAGACCAAACAGCTGACCAAGAGCAGACACAGGACCACTGCAGAcacagggggagaggaggggggagcaGGGAACACATTTGGGAAATGGGCAAACCGAAAGTGAATGGGGCAAACCAGAGTTTGCTTTCTTATTACATATTTTGGATCTGTGTTATCTAGGTgatcagaaatttaaaaaaaataaaaataaaataaaacacatttgtgaaATATCATAAGTTATCAGTATAAATGAGCATGTGATTTTGTTTGCCACAACTGAGACATTACAGTCTGTTTGTTTTTCCACCAAGATCTAAACATCAGACTTGAAATGCTCtggtgttactgaaactagaacgGGTT
Coding sequences within:
- the LOC117972059 gene encoding potassium voltage-gated channel subfamily V member 2-like, whose translation is MKKLQKRRSSLFANLKIGDVGSFSQSLEEDDNAFPFALDSSVKQWTSMKDLDEADKWGGEENEEGCEEDCEGHGRRSSPRAKQSVVNLNIGGRHFKISSRMAARYPCTRIGRLALCRDPVKKLALCDDYSVLTNEYFFDRDPTFFHYIFHFYRCSVLWIMEELCPMHFEEELEYWGLHIKYSPRCCRILFEEKTDEITDDLKVQRELLAQVEPENDENFEGMFLGKLRKNIWNLAENPYSSTWAKAFAIVASIFVLLSIVTMTLNTVDEISSGKAYINQVETICLIFFTVEYLMGLVSTCNIKKFLLSPLNFVDLVAILPFYVQIAFEKIAIQMDMDFNEDLETMEQVRKSTKVLKIIRLMRIFRILKLARHSTGLRAFGFTIRQCYQQVCCLFLFIAMGIFSFSALMHSVEHDVPGTPFSSMPDAWWWAAVSISTVGYGDTVPESVLGRIVAFGCISFGIILNGMPISILFNKFSDYYARLKAQECDANMKPRGKIRLRQRMLGCLSECCRPQTHD